The proteins below are encoded in one region of Tomitella fengzijianii:
- a CDS encoding AAA family ATPase codes for MDRAAPAIKPRFDSVDDVVDRLADTGYLADKATATTVFLADRLGKPLLIEGPAGVGKTELARAVAQTTDSQLVRLQCYEGVDEARALYEWNHAKQILRIQAGESEAWDATRDDVFGEEFLLSRPLLTAIRAEEPTVLLIDETDKADVEIEGLLLEVLADFAITIPELGTITAEARPFTVLTSNATRELSEALKRRCLFLHLDFPEEELERRILLSRVPELPEVLAEQLVRTIRVLRDMQLKKVPSVSETIDWGRTLLALGLDTVDDDAVRATLGVILKHRSDQERAAAELRLN; via the coding sequence GTGGACCGCGCAGCACCCGCCATCAAACCCCGCTTCGACAGCGTCGACGACGTCGTCGACCGACTGGCCGATACCGGCTATCTGGCGGACAAGGCCACCGCCACCACGGTGTTCCTCGCCGACAGGCTCGGCAAGCCGCTGCTCATCGAGGGGCCCGCGGGCGTCGGCAAGACGGAGCTGGCGCGTGCGGTCGCGCAGACCACGGACTCGCAGCTGGTGCGGTTGCAGTGTTACGAGGGCGTGGACGAGGCCCGGGCGCTGTACGAGTGGAACCACGCCAAGCAGATCCTCCGGATCCAGGCGGGGGAGTCGGAGGCCTGGGACGCGACGCGCGACGACGTCTTCGGCGAGGAGTTCCTGCTCTCGCGGCCGCTGCTCACCGCGATCCGCGCCGAGGAGCCGACGGTGCTCCTGATCGATGAGACCGACAAGGCCGACGTCGAGATCGAGGGACTGCTGCTGGAGGTTCTCGCCGACTTCGCGATCACGATCCCCGAGCTGGGCACCATCACCGCGGAGGCCAGGCCGTTCACGGTGCTCACCAGCAACGCCACCCGCGAGTTGTCGGAGGCGCTCAAGCGGCGCTGCCTGTTCCTGCACCTGGACTTCCCCGAAGAGGAGCTCGAACGCCGGATCCTGCTCAGCCGGGTGCCCGAACTCCCCGAGGTACTCGCCGAGCAGCTGGTCCGCACCATCCGGGTGCTACGCGACATGCAGCTCAAGAAGGTGCCGTCGGTCTCCGAGACGATCGACTGGGGCCGCACGCTGCTGGCGCTGGGACTCGACACCGTCGACGACGACGCGGTCCGCGCCACCCTCGGGGTGATCCTCAAGCACCGGAGCGACCAGGAACGGGCCGCCGCCGAGCTCCGGCTGAACTGA
- a CDS encoding glutamate-5-semialdehyde dehydrogenase yields the protein MSISTPVAEDGTAQDGGGAPDPMREAVHAAARAARAASRTLALLSAADKNAALAAAAKAVEDGADRILAANAEDIAAAEAAGTESSLIDRLRLDTDRIAGIASGLRQVAALPDPVGEVVRGSTLPNGLDLRQVRVPLGVVGIVYEARPNVTVDGFGLTFKSGNAVLLRGSSSARNSNAVLVGIIREALDARGLPADAVQLLPAEDRSSVLHLIQARGLVDVVIPRGGAGLIAAVVRDARVPTIETGSGVVHIYVHSAADTEMAEKIIVNAKTRRPSVCNTVETVLVDRAIADDFLPQLTQTLQMHSVTVHGDGPGMIPATDEDWSAEYLSLDVAVKVVDGMDEAVDHIDRFGTGHTESIVTADLAAAREFTGRVDAAAVMVNASTAFTDGEQFGMGAEIGISTQKLHARGPMGLPELTSTKWIVWGDGHTRPA from the coding sequence ATGAGCATCAGCACTCCGGTCGCGGAGGACGGCACTGCACAGGACGGCGGCGGGGCTCCGGACCCGATGCGCGAGGCCGTGCACGCCGCCGCCCGTGCGGCCCGGGCGGCGTCCCGGACACTGGCGCTGTTGTCCGCCGCGGACAAGAACGCCGCGCTGGCCGCGGCGGCGAAGGCGGTGGAGGACGGGGCGGACCGCATCCTCGCGGCCAACGCCGAGGACATCGCCGCGGCGGAGGCCGCGGGCACCGAGTCGAGCCTGATCGACCGGCTCCGCCTCGATACGGACCGCATCGCGGGCATCGCGTCCGGTTTGCGTCAGGTGGCGGCCCTGCCCGACCCGGTGGGGGAGGTGGTGCGCGGGAGCACGCTGCCCAACGGCCTGGATTTGCGCCAGGTGCGGGTGCCGCTGGGCGTCGTCGGCATCGTCTATGAGGCCCGCCCCAACGTCACCGTCGACGGCTTCGGCCTCACCTTCAAGTCCGGCAACGCGGTACTGCTGCGCGGCTCCTCGTCGGCCAGGAACTCCAACGCGGTGCTCGTCGGGATCATCCGGGAGGCGCTGGACGCGAGGGGACTGCCCGCCGACGCGGTCCAGCTGCTCCCCGCGGAGGACCGCTCGAGCGTGCTGCATCTCATCCAGGCGCGGGGGCTGGTCGACGTGGTCATCCCGCGCGGCGGCGCCGGGCTGATCGCCGCCGTGGTGCGCGACGCGCGGGTGCCGACCATCGAGACCGGCTCGGGCGTGGTGCACATCTACGTGCACTCCGCCGCCGACACGGAGATGGCGGAGAAGATCATCGTCAATGCCAAGACCCGGCGCCCCAGCGTGTGCAACACGGTGGAGACGGTGCTGGTGGACCGCGCGATCGCCGACGATTTCCTCCCGCAGCTCACGCAGACCCTCCAGATGCACAGCGTCACGGTCCACGGCGACGGGCCGGGCATGATCCCGGCCACCGACGAGGACTGGTCCGCCGAGTACCTTTCCCTGGACGTCGCGGTCAAGGTCGTCGACGGCATGGACGAGGCCGTCGACCACATCGACCGCTTCGGCACCGGGCACACCGAGTCGATCGTCACCGCCGACCTGGCCGCGGCCCGCGAATTCACCGGACGCGTGGACGCCGCCGCCGTCATGGTGAACGCGTCGACCGCGTTCACCGACGGCGAGCAGTTCGGCATGGGGGCGGAGATCGGGATCTCCACGCAGAAGCTGCACGCCCGCGGCCCGATGGGACTGCCGGAGCTCACCTCCACCAAGTGGATCGTGTGGGGCGACGGCCACACCCGCCCGGCCTGA
- a CDS encoding saccharopine dehydrogenase family protein produces MSNDSDPRPETGAAAQAAQSRDLDVVVYGATGFVGRLVAGHLAQHAPAGVRMGLAGRDRGRLEEIRNGLGPGAAGWPILIADAADDASLDALARSARVVISTVGPYARYGLPLVRACAEAGTDYVDLTGEVLFHRESIDRYHETAVRTGARIVHSCGFDSVPSDLGVYRLYRKVAEDGAGELTDTTLVVSDLRGGISGGTVDSLRMQIDAMKKDKAARRTGLSPYSLSPDRTAEPDLGRQSDSSIVRGSDVAPGLGGFLAPFFMGPYNTRVVRRSAALLGHAYGRGFRYREVMAVGSSPLSLVPAAALTAGMGGLVAGLGFGPTRKLLDRVLPAPGDGPGEKARANGRFAVDVHATTTAGAHYRSRVAAHGDPGYAATAVMLGESALALALDRAGAPESAGVLTPATGIGEPLAERLRAHGFTLEVERR; encoded by the coding sequence ATGAGCAATGACAGCGATCCGCGTCCGGAAACCGGTGCGGCAGCGCAGGCAGCACAGTCCCGCGATCTCGACGTCGTGGTCTACGGGGCCACGGGCTTCGTGGGGCGGCTCGTGGCCGGGCACCTGGCCCAGCATGCGCCCGCGGGCGTGCGGATGGGACTCGCCGGACGCGATCGGGGCAGGCTCGAGGAGATCCGGAACGGCCTGGGCCCGGGCGCGGCGGGCTGGCCGATCCTCATCGCGGACGCCGCCGACGACGCCTCCCTCGACGCCCTGGCGCGGTCGGCGCGGGTGGTGATCAGCACCGTCGGCCCCTACGCCCGCTACGGCCTCCCGCTGGTCCGCGCCTGCGCGGAGGCCGGGACCGACTACGTGGACCTCACCGGCGAGGTGCTGTTCCACCGCGAGAGCATCGACCGCTACCACGAGACTGCCGTGCGCACCGGTGCGCGGATCGTGCACTCGTGCGGATTCGACTCGGTGCCGTCGGACCTCGGCGTGTACCGCCTGTACCGCAAGGTCGCCGAGGACGGCGCCGGGGAGCTGACGGACACGACCCTGGTGGTGTCCGACCTGCGCGGAGGCATCAGCGGCGGCACCGTCGATTCGCTGCGCATGCAGATCGACGCGATGAAGAAGGACAAGGCGGCGCGCAGGACCGGGCTGAGCCCCTACTCGCTCAGCCCCGACCGCACTGCGGAACCCGACCTGGGCCGCCAGTCCGATTCGTCGATCGTGCGCGGGTCCGACGTGGCGCCGGGTCTCGGCGGCTTCCTCGCCCCGTTCTTCATGGGTCCCTACAACACCCGGGTGGTGCGGCGTTCCGCCGCGCTCCTGGGCCACGCGTACGGCCGCGGTTTCCGGTACCGGGAGGTCATGGCCGTGGGCTCGTCGCCGCTGTCGCTGGTGCCCGCGGCCGCGCTCACGGCGGGCATGGGCGGTCTCGTCGCGGGGCTCGGCTTCGGGCCCACCCGCAAGCTCCTCGACCGCGTGCTTCCGGCGCCCGGCGACGGCCCCGGCGAGAAGGCGCGGGCCAACGGGCGCTTCGCAGTCGACGTCCATGCGACGACCACCGCCGGGGCGCACTACCGATCGCGCGTCGCGGCGCACGGCGACCCGGGGTACGCGGCCACCGCCGTGATGCTCGGCGAGAGCGCCCTGGCGCTGGCACTGGACCGGGCCGGGGCGCCCGAGTCGGCCGGAGTCCTGACTCCCGCGACCGGGATCGGCGAGCCGCTGGCCGAGCGCCTGCGCGCGCACGGATTCACCCTGGAGGTCGAGCGCCGCTGA
- a CDS encoding RecQ family ATP-dependent DNA helicase, translating to MGITGPTGSDAAAVDHDDDDDGVAAAAAAPERAALRTRADELLADLAGPGARLRDDQWTAIEALVVDRRRALVVQRTGWGKSAVYFIAAKLLREAGRGPTVIVSPLLALMRNQVAAAERASVRAATINSGNITEWDGIHEQVRAGGVDVLLVSPERLNNPDFRENVLPHLAKDAGLVVVDEAHCVSDWGHDFRPDYRRIRTLVADLGRDTPVLATTATANDRVVADVAAQLGVGAAADGAADEDSTLVLRGGLDRASLHLSVIRVADSRDRAAWLAQNLGSLPGSGIVYALTVSAAEDLAAVLAEQGHTVAAYTGRTDPAERETLEADLLENRVKCLVATSALGMGFDKPDLGFVVHVGAPSSPISYYQQVGRAGRATDRAEVVLLPGPEDAQIWRYFASVSFPDEQTVRAVIGALGEAPISTPALESRVDLGRNRLEMVLKVLDVDGAVRRVRGGWVATGQEWVYDTERYAGLARARSEEQQAMLDYERTAECRMRFLRAQLDDPLLAAETDGCGRCDNCTGDARDAAVDQAAARSARDRLDRPGVDIAARRQWPTGLPRLGMELKGRIDDGPAVGRAVGRLTDLGWGTRLRSLLAEPDAPAPPWLIDGFVEVLKSWRWEVRPDSIAALHSETHPQLVESVARSLASIGRLGLLPSVSRPQDLPPVTAANSAFRVAQIGQRFTVPQPPPPGSTILLVTDLVETGWTVTMAARAVRGAGAHAVLPLALATRS from the coding sequence ATGGGGATCACTGGACCGACCGGATCGGACGCTGCTGCCGTGGACCACGACGACGACGACGACGGAGTTGCCGCCGCCGCGGCCGCACCGGAACGCGCCGCGTTGCGCACGAGGGCCGACGAGCTGCTCGCGGACCTCGCGGGTCCCGGCGCGCGGCTGCGGGACGACCAGTGGACCGCCATCGAAGCCCTGGTGGTCGACCGGCGGCGCGCGCTGGTGGTCCAGCGCACCGGTTGGGGCAAGTCCGCCGTGTACTTCATCGCGGCGAAGCTGCTGCGCGAGGCCGGCCGCGGCCCCACGGTGATCGTCTCGCCACTGCTCGCCCTCATGCGCAACCAGGTGGCCGCCGCCGAGCGCGCGAGCGTGCGCGCGGCCACGATCAACTCCGGCAACATCACCGAGTGGGACGGGATCCACGAGCAGGTCCGCGCCGGCGGGGTCGACGTCCTTCTGGTCAGTCCGGAACGGCTCAACAACCCCGACTTCCGCGAGAACGTCCTCCCGCACCTCGCGAAGGACGCGGGGCTGGTGGTGGTGGACGAGGCGCATTGCGTGTCCGACTGGGGCCATGACTTCCGCCCGGACTACCGCCGCATTCGCACACTCGTCGCCGATCTGGGCCGCGACACCCCCGTGCTGGCGACCACCGCCACGGCCAACGACCGCGTGGTGGCCGATGTCGCGGCGCAGCTCGGCGTGGGCGCCGCGGCGGACGGCGCAGCGGACGAGGACTCCACGCTGGTGCTGCGCGGCGGACTCGACCGCGCGTCGCTGCACCTGTCGGTGATCCGCGTCGCGGACTCCCGCGACCGCGCCGCATGGCTCGCCCAGAACCTCGGATCGCTGCCCGGCTCCGGAATCGTCTACGCCCTGACGGTCTCGGCGGCCGAGGACCTCGCCGCCGTGCTCGCCGAGCAGGGCCACACCGTGGCGGCGTACACGGGCCGCACCGACCCCGCCGAACGGGAAACCCTGGAGGCGGACCTGCTGGAGAACCGGGTCAAGTGCCTCGTCGCCACCTCCGCCCTGGGCATGGGCTTCGACAAGCCGGACCTGGGTTTCGTCGTGCACGTCGGCGCGCCGTCCTCGCCCATCTCCTACTACCAGCAGGTGGGCCGTGCCGGCCGCGCGACGGACCGCGCCGAGGTGGTGCTGCTCCCCGGCCCCGAGGACGCGCAGATCTGGCGCTACTTCGCTTCCGTGTCGTTCCCCGACGAGCAGACGGTGCGCGCGGTGATCGGCGCGCTGGGCGAGGCCCCGATATCCACCCCGGCGCTGGAGTCCCGCGTGGACCTGGGGCGCAACCGCCTGGAGATGGTGCTCAAGGTGCTCGACGTGGACGGGGCGGTGCGCCGCGTCCGCGGCGGCTGGGTCGCCACCGGCCAGGAGTGGGTGTACGACACCGAGCGGTACGCGGGTCTGGCCCGGGCGCGGAGCGAAGAGCAGCAGGCGATGCTGGACTACGAGCGCACCGCCGAGTGCCGCATGCGGTTCCTGCGCGCCCAGCTGGACGATCCGCTGCTGGCCGCGGAGACCGACGGCTGCGGCCGCTGCGACAACTGCACCGGCGACGCCCGCGACGCCGCGGTCGATCAGGCCGCCGCCCGCTCCGCCCGCGACCGCCTCGACAGGCCCGGAGTGGATATCGCCGCACGCCGGCAATGGCCCACCGGCCTGCCTCGGCTGGGAATGGAGCTCAAGGGCCGGATCGACGACGGTCCCGCCGTGGGCCGCGCGGTCGGTAGGCTGACGGACCTCGGCTGGGGGACCCGCCTGCGTTCGCTTCTCGCCGAGCCGGACGCGCCGGCGCCTCCGTGGCTCATCGACGGCTTCGTCGAGGTGCTCAAGTCCTGGCGGTGGGAGGTGCGCCCGGACTCGATCGCCGCCCTGCACTCGGAAACCCACCCACAGCTTGTCGAGTCCGTCGCGCGGAGCCTCGCATCGATCGGCCGCCTCGGGCTGCTCCCCTCGGTCTCCCGCCCGCAGGATCTGCCGCCGGTGACCGCAGCCAACTCGGCCTTCCGGGTGGCCCAGATCGGCCAGCGGTTCACCGTCCCGCAGCCGCCCCCGCCCGGGTCCACCATCCTTCTCGTCACCGACCTGGTTGAGACGGGCTGGACGGTCACGATGGCGGCCCGGGCCGTGCGCGGGGCGGGTGCGCACGCAGTGCTTCCTCTGGCGCTCGCCACCCGTTCCTGA